One part of the Sardina pilchardus chromosome 5, fSarPil1.1, whole genome shotgun sequence genome encodes these proteins:
- the umodl1 gene encoding uromodulin-like 1 has protein sequence MGGYELSMRGYHLCAVNRTTVASSVLSYQTSYTQRRSCGGWLPWRTCEVTLYRVAYRSHPISLHREVMQCCPGYEQVGSYCALPLNCSAVFTAKPGSCPKAWPNGSHCGSQPQCGLDTDCAGWQKCCPATGGHYCADPQPPDEQGWCFNATVTVKLDYQQMMATETGLLNHTRLLHSVVTGALNCSDMSVRHVVSWSAGPHVTSSSLLIGSSSALVLADVSSRLQSLLRHIEEVVAVAVQDMDDCAHRELSKCLPNTVCINTVGSYTCSSANHSRSTTTEPPSPGATTAAAVITSALTKATVTNTEGSPHRVITFSWSIAVACNPGYMSVSVARDFLRDERMSDDSLYLGLPECGVNDGNASHVLLVAAWDECDTVLMSNSTHTTTEVKLYNNMSSHSWPDGSVSMPSARLKVPILCSYINSIISTTVLPPLVSRGQDEFTSSGSLGDPWSGSSSSPPPETPPAPSVTSEPLHNFTCNVVPEIVSINAFNITSSSFSVSWTTASSPGPVTFQVMLLQGSDELRSWQTAETEMEQRQLPAGVLYRVCVVPHACGVQGAMDEILVKTDAQVLQAVARLTNMNFTESLLDSESPEYKNLSQSIQDEIRLSLPPDIQALVDSGEVRIVITGFSQGSVVVDFTLVFEPKEDQDIMGLSRSIMASLQNSSKYAVDSNTTSVQDLNECISRDVDCSSEAECVNTMGGYDCVCNDGFEDMNPSWPGRSCIALSASSSVTILPPPITTTQSVYTTTLSTDDSDSETTPSVISTTHQTHPTTTISATPTTEGPITPPEPVTSTPSDKQMTPGSFHITSLVDTTASTLTRKPTSHSGTSLGIATAPYISTTATTAATTKATVNTTTTTTTTSAVTYSELMTNTLNPINSNRVGNPAILIANLTTTQTNANTALTNTLSTTTTTSAHPVSTTTNAKFTIEAKLTTDAKFTTIPTTANSLVTTTTSDTTKAVTTSVPSTSTTLTTTKTIPTSPVITTSSTTNARVTNAVATTTTSTPIKAMVTNTQMSQTPQTSQPIQVISQSATITVVCNPGYMSVSVARDFLRGKHMSDDSLYLGLRECGVNGGNASHVLLVAAWDECDTVLQSNSTHNTAEVTLSNDMSSHTWPDGSVSMPSARLQVPILCSYINSIVISAGYSPQEYDMIKDVVQGSGSFHVTVRLLNGTVPLPENYTLSPDEEVVVEVSVNSTIRQIKVVLNRCWATPTNNPSGPTEYVFLKNGCPLPEAYTTVLQNGNDSKALLAVQIFSLVDVDVNVIYLHCQIQICFKTGESSCRPDCMESGASLGVSRLANLVGAAKASCGPFHRLYHKGTVAQGRDTLLTLGFSLLGVGLGLLLLAGVVGLLLYKRRIGAYNFNSKTQPENFTYHVFDT, from the exons ATGGGAG GATATGAGCTGTCTATGAGAGGCTATCACCTCTGTGCTGTGAACCGGACCACAGTCGCGAGTTCGGTGTTGTCGTACCAGACGTCGTACACTCAGAGGAGGTCCTGTGGCGGCTGGCTGCCCTGGAGGACCTGTGAGGTGACCCTTTACAGAGTGGCGTACCGCTCGCATCCCATCAGCCTGCACCGGGAGGTCATGCAATGCTGCCCTGGATATGAACAAGTGGGCAGTTACTGTGCCTTGC CTCTGAACTGCAGTGCGGTGTTCACTGCCAAACCAGGGTCCTGTCCGAAGGCTTGGCCCAATGGGTCCCACTGTGGATCTCAACCACAGTGTGGCTTGGACACAGACTGCGCTGGGTGGCAGAAGTGCTGCCCTGCTACAGGTGGACACTACTGTGCTGACCCACAGCCTCCAG ATGAACAAGGATGGTGCTTCAATGCAACTGTGACGGTAAAGCTGGACTATCAGCAGATGATGGCCACTGAGACGGGCCTGTTAAACCACACGCGGCTGTTGCACTCTGTG GTGACTGGGGCCTTGAACTGCTCTGACATGTCTGTGCGCCATGTTGTCTCGTGGTCTGCTGGTCCCCACGTCACCTCCTCCTCGCTACTCATCGGTTCCTCTTCGGCTCTCGTCCTGGCTGACGTCTCCAGCAGGCTTCAGTCTCTGCTCAGACACATAGAGGAGGTGGTGGCTGTGGCAGTGCAAG ATATGGATGATTGTGCCCATAGGGAGCTGAGTAAGTGTCTTCCCAACACAGTCTGCATCAACACGGTGGGCTCGTACACGTGCAGCTCTGCCAACCACAGCAGAAGCACAACCACTGAGCCACCTTCTCCCGGAGCCACGACAGCGGCCGCCGTCATCACTTCAGCCCTGACCAAAGCTACGGTCACAAATACAGAAGGGTCTCCTCATCGGGTCATCACTTTCTCGTGGTCCATCGCTGTGGCGTGCAACCCAGGCTACATGTCTGTAAGCGTGGCACGGGACTTCCTGAGGGACGAGCGCATGTCGGACGACTCGCTGTACCTGGGCCTGCCGGAGTGTGGGGTCAACGATGGCAACGCCAGCCATGTCCTGCTGGTGGCAGCGTGGGATGAATGTGACACAGTACTGATGAGT AACAGCACTCACACCACGACAGAGGTGAAGCTCTACAACAACATGAGCAGCCACAGCTGGCCCGACGGCTCTGTGAGCATGCCCAGTGCGCGGCTCAAGGTGCCCATCCTGTGCAGCTACATCAACAGCATCATCTCCACCACGGTGCTTCCACCCTTGGTGTCCAGGG GCCAAGATGAATTCACCAGCTCTGGGAGCCTTGGTGACCCCTGGTCAGGGTCTTCCTCGTCTCCTCCCCCAGAGACACCCCCTGCTCCCAGTGTTACCTCTGAGCCACTCCACAACTTCACATGCA ATGTCGTGCCCGAGATCGTCAGCATCAACGCCTTCAACATCACAAGCTCCTCATTTAGTGTCTCCTGGACGACAGCATCTTCTCCAGGTCCAGTCACCTTCCAAGTGATGCTTCTCCAGGGTTCAGATGAGCTGAGGAGCTGGCAGACGGCAGAGACAGAAATGGAGCAAAGGCAGCTGCCAGCAGGAGTCCTCTACAGAGTCTGTGTCGTGCCTCATGCCTGTGGAGTCCAAGGAGCCATGGATGAGATCCTAGTTAAAACAG ATGCGCAGGTCCTTCAGGCTGTAGCCCGTCTGACTAACATGAATTTCACCGAGTCTCTCCTGGATTCAGAGAGCCCTGAATATAAGAATCTCTCTCAGAGCATTCAAGATGAG ATCCGGCTATCTCTCCCTCCAGACATCCAGGCCCTGGTAGACTCTGGGGAGGTTCGAATCGTCATCACTGGCTTCTCACAGGGCAGTGTGGTGGTGGACTTCACTCTTGTGTTTGAGCCCAAAGAGGACCAGGACATCATGGGGCTGTCACGCTCCATCATGGCCTCTCTGCAGAACAGCTCCAAATATGCTGTAGATAGTAACACCACCTCCGTACAAG ATTTGAATGAGTGTATCAGCCGAGATGTTGACTGTTCCTCTGAGGCAGAGTGTGTCAACACCATGGGGGGGTATGACTGTGTCTGCAATGACGGGTTTGAGGATATGAACCCCAGCTGGCCAGGACGATCCTGCATAG CTCTGAGTGCAAGCTCATCTGTGACGATCCTCCCTccacccatcaccaccacacagagCGTGTATACAACAACACTAAGCACTGATGACTCAGACTCTGAGACTACACCCTCGGTGATCTCCactacacaccaaacacacccgACCACCACCATCAGCGCTACGCCCACCACTGAAGGACCTATTACTCCACCAGAGCCTGTGACCAGTACACCCAGTGACAAGCAGATGACCCCTGGCTCATTTCATATCACTTCTTTAGTAGACACAACAGCCAGCACTCTGACAAGAAAACCAACCAGTCATAGTGGCACTTCTTTAGGGATAGCTACTGCTCCCTATATATCAaccacagcaacaacagcagcaacaacaaaagcaacagtcaacaccaccaccaccaccaccaccacaagtgCAGTGACTTATTCAGAGTTGATGACTAACACTTTAAATCCGATAAACTCCAATAGAGTTGGAAATCCAGCTATTCTCATAGCCAATTTGaccacaacacagacaaatgcCAACACAGCACTGACAAACACCCTctcaaccacaaccacaacctctGCACACCCAGTCTCAACCACAACTAATGCTAAGTTCACAATTGAGGCTAAGCTCACAACTGACGCTAAATTCACAACCATACCAACGACAGCAAACTCACTTGTGACCACTACCACTTCAGACACAACTAAGGCAGTAACCACCTCTGTGCCATCGACCTCCACCACTTTAACTACAACAAAGACTATCCCAACCTCACCAGTGATCACAACCTCATCCACAACTAATGCTAGGGTCACAAATGCAGTAGCAACGACAACCACCTCAACCCCGATCAAGGCTATGGTCACAAATACACAGATGTCTCAGACCCCACAGACCTCTCAGCCCATCCAGGTCATCTCTCAATCGGCAACCATCACTGTGGTCTGCAACCCAGGCTACATGTCAGTAAGCGTGGCACGGGACTTTCTAAGGGGCAAGCACATGTCGGACGACTCGCTGTACCTGGGCCTGCGAGAGTGCGGAGTGAACGGAGGCAACGCCAGCCATGTCCTGCTGGTGGCAGCATGGGATGAATGTGACACAGTGCTCCAGAGC AACAGCACTCATAACACGGCTGAGGTGACACTATCTAACGACATGAGCAGCCACACCTGGCCCGACGGCTCCGTGAGCATGCCCAGTGCGCGGCTCCAGGTGCCCATCCTGTGCAGCTACATCAACAGCATCGTGATCTCCGCGGGATACTCGCCACAGGA GTATGACATGATCAAAGACGTGGTGCAGGGGTCAGGCTCCTTCCACGTGACGGTTCGCCTGCTGAACGGCACCGTCCCCCTGCCGGAGAACTACACCCTCTCCCCCgacgaggaggtggtggtggaggtgagcGTCAACTCCACCATCCGTCAGATCAAGGTCGTCCTCAACCGGTGCTGGGCCACCCCCACCAACAACCCCTCCGGGCCAACGGAGTATGTCTTCCTGAAGAatgg TTGCCCTCTTCCTGAAGCCTACACCACTGTGCTGCAGAACGGCAACGACAGCAAAGCACTCCTGGCTGTCCAGATCTTCTCCCTCGTGGACGTGGACGTGAACGTCATTTATCTGCACTGCCAGATTCAGATCTGTTTCAAGACCGGAGAGTCGTCGTGCAGGCCG GACTGCATGGAAAGTGGAGCAAGTCTTGGAGTCTCTCGGCTGGCTAACCTAGTCGGAGCAGCAAAGGCATCCTGTGGACCCTTTCACAGATTATATCACA AGGGCACTGTTGCCCAGGGGAGGGACACCTTGTTGACGTTGGGCTTCAGCCTGCTGGGTGTGGGGCTGGGCCTGCTCCTCCTAGCTGGGGTGGTGGGACTCCTACTCTACAAGAGGCGCATTGGTGCCTACAACTTCAACTCCAAGACCCAGCCTGAAAACTTCACCTACCACGTGTTTGACACCTAG